One genomic segment of Kiritimatiella glycovorans includes these proteins:
- a CDS encoding GspE/PulE family protein: MIEDARRAADEQHKPLEQILVERNVLSSADLVLAYADYLQSPPISLAQFRADETLLNLLPTEMWGRLKMLPLAKTGRTLTVAVADPFNVLQTEKVEAETEMSVVPVVAEEAEIMRALNQQSEEESGQGLEDILKDMADESEVELGQNQAEDVNLDEMLEIAEDAPVIRIVNSILIEALRKGVSDIHVEPMEKALRLRYRIDGVLHQNPSPPKSLQPAITSRLKIMSNLDIAERRKPQDGRFKIRALGKEVDMRISFLPTVHGEKIVMRILDKSALAPSLESLGLEEKAYENLCYAISQPHGMICITGPTGSGKTTTLYSALQDLNNQDVNIITVEDPVEYQLGGINQVQADPNVGLTFAAGLRSILRQDPDIVLIGEIRDAETAGIAVQAALTGHLVLSTLHTNDAPGAVARLAYMGIEPFMLSSSLLMTQAQRLFRKLCPVCRKKIALPEDILRRNHLDPDEFADSDFYTAVGCPKCNNIGYKGRGALMEIMLLNEDLKKLILQTTEAGALREAAVRNGMVTLREMGLNRVRAGVSTVEEILRVTSE, encoded by the coding sequence GTGATTGAAGACGCCCGCCGGGCCGCCGACGAGCAGCACAAACCGCTGGAGCAGATCCTGGTCGAGCGCAATGTGCTCTCCTCCGCGGATCTCGTGCTCGCCTACGCCGACTATCTTCAGTCGCCGCCGATCTCGCTGGCCCAGTTCAGAGCCGACGAGACGCTGCTCAATCTTCTGCCCACGGAGATGTGGGGTCGACTGAAGATGCTCCCGCTCGCCAAGACCGGCAGGACGCTGACGGTGGCCGTCGCCGATCCCTTCAACGTGCTGCAGACCGAGAAGGTGGAGGCCGAGACGGAAATGAGCGTCGTACCCGTCGTGGCCGAGGAAGCCGAGATCATGCGGGCGCTCAACCAGCAGTCCGAGGAGGAGTCCGGGCAGGGGCTCGAGGACATTCTCAAGGACATGGCGGACGAGAGCGAGGTGGAGCTGGGCCAGAACCAGGCCGAGGACGTCAATCTCGACGAGATGCTGGAAATCGCCGAAGACGCGCCGGTGATCCGCATCGTGAACTCGATCCTGATCGAGGCGCTGCGCAAGGGCGTCAGCGATATCCACGTCGAGCCGATGGAAAAAGCGCTGCGGCTGCGGTACCGCATCGACGGCGTACTGCATCAGAATCCGAGCCCCCCGAAGAGTCTGCAGCCCGCGATCACCTCGCGGCTGAAGATCATGTCCAACCTGGACATCGCCGAGCGGCGTAAACCGCAGGACGGCCGGTTCAAGATCCGCGCACTGGGCAAGGAAGTGGACATGCGCATCAGCTTCCTGCCCACCGTGCACGGCGAAAAGATCGTGATGCGCATCCTCGACAAGAGCGCCCTCGCGCCCAGTCTGGAGTCGCTCGGCCTGGAGGAAAAGGCCTACGAGAACCTGTGTTACGCCATCAGTCAACCGCACGGGATGATCTGCATCACGGGACCGACCGGCAGCGGCAAGACCACCACCCTCTACTCCGCGCTGCAGGACCTCAACAACCAGGACGTCAATATCATCACGGTCGAGGACCCCGTCGAATACCAGCTCGGGGGGATCAACCAGGTCCAGGCCGACCCGAACGTGGGTCTCACCTTCGCCGCCGGTCTGCGCTCGATCCTGCGCCAGGATCCGGACATCGTGCTGATCGGCGAGATCCGCGACGCGGAGACGGCGGGGATCGCGGTGCAGGCCGCGCTGACCGGCCACCTGGTGCTGAGCACGCTTCACACCAACGACGCCCCCGGGGCGGTCGCGCGCCTGGCCTACATGGGCATCGAGCCGTTCATGCTCTCCTCCTCGCTGCTCATGACGCAGGCCCAGCGCCTCTTCCGCAAACTCTGTCCCGTGTGCAGAAAAAAGATCGCACTCCCCGAAGACATCCTCCGCCGCAACCACCTCGATCCGGACGAGTTTGCGGACTCCGACTTCTACACGGCCGTAGGCTGCCCCAAGTGCAACAACATCGGCTACAAGGGCCGCGGGGCGCTGATGGAAATCATGCTGCTGAACGAAGATCTCAAGAAACTGATCCTCCAGACCACCGAGGCCGGGGCGCTGCGCGAGGCGGCGGTCCGGAACGGCATGGTCACCCTGCGCGAAATGGGCCTGAACCGCGTGCGCGCAGGGGTGTCGACCGTGGAGGAAATCTTGAGGGTCACCTCGGAATGA
- a CDS encoding ExeA family protein, translating into MYRTFFQLDEEPFNVTPDPRFLYASAAHRRALDLLRYGIESRKGFMTLTGEVGCGKTTVCRAVLDRLPEGTHSALILNPALTETQIIRAILSDLGLPPRGRDRLTCIEQLNGFLLECLDRGENAAVIIDESQDLSTAAMEQVRLLSNLETDRHKLMQIILAGQPELRERLLQPELRQLRQRIMLACELTTLPPGEVPAYINHRLRTAGAPPEVRFHPQAEALVSEYGEGVPRRINTLCDRAMLAAYVRGGREVIEADARKAVEELAEWL; encoded by the coding sequence ATGTATCGAACATTCTTTCAACTGGATGAAGAGCCTTTCAACGTGACGCCCGACCCGCGTTTTCTCTACGCCTCCGCCGCGCACCGCCGGGCGCTCGATCTGCTCCGGTACGGGATCGAGTCGCGCAAGGGATTCATGACGCTGACCGGCGAGGTCGGTTGCGGCAAGACCACGGTCTGCCGGGCCGTGCTCGACCGCCTGCCGGAGGGCACGCATTCGGCGCTGATCCTCAATCCCGCGCTCACCGAAACCCAGATCATCCGCGCCATCCTCTCCGACCTGGGCCTCCCTCCGCGCGGGCGCGACCGGCTGACCTGCATCGAGCAGCTCAACGGGTTTCTGCTCGAATGCCTCGACCGCGGCGAGAATGCGGCGGTGATCATCGATGAATCCCAGGACCTCTCCACGGCCGCGATGGAGCAGGTGCGCCTGCTCTCGAATCTGGAAACGGACCGGCACAAGCTGATGCAGATTATTCTCGCGGGCCAGCCGGAGCTGCGCGAACGCCTCCTGCAACCGGAACTGCGGCAGCTGCGGCAGCGCATCATGCTCGCCTGCGAGCTGACGACCCTCCCGCCGGGAGAGGTTCCCGCCTACATCAACCACCGCCTCCGCACGGCCGGAGCCCCTCCGGAGGTCCGCTTCCACCCGCAGGCGGAAGCGCTCGTCTCGGAGTACGGCGAAGGCGTGCCGCGCCGGATCAATACGCTGTGCGACCGCGCGATGCTGGCCGCCTACGTGCGCGGCGGACGCGAGGTGATCGAAGCCGACGCGCGCAAGGCGGTGGAGGAACTTGCGGAATGGCTGTAA
- a CDS encoding type II secretion system protein, whose protein sequence is MYPSTRKNGGFTLVEVMVSIGLIGTVVAIFAGAMITAYRSLTVSRGRLDAQGIAFDRLWEVYQESYESLQDSDIRTPEYSSFSTNGWVRVRILPHTDHREIVVQVWAPRDMAGRSALAGVPAAEFRVLRYPGERLE, encoded by the coding sequence ATGTACCCGAGCACACGAAAAAACGGCGGCTTTACACTGGTGGAGGTCATGGTGTCGATTGGGCTGATCGGCACGGTGGTCGCCATCTTTGCGGGGGCCATGATTACGGCCTACCGTTCACTGACCGTTTCCCGCGGGCGCCTCGACGCGCAGGGGATCGCCTTCGACCGACTGTGGGAAGTCTATCAGGAATCTTACGAATCGCTGCAGGATTCGGACATCCGCACCCCGGAGTACAGCAGTTTTTCGACAAACGGGTGGGTGCGCGTGCGCATTCTGCCGCATACGGATCACCGCGAAATTGTAGTCCAGGTCTGGGCCCCGCGCGACATGGCGGGGCGTTCGGCCCTTGCGGGGGTGCCGGCGGCGGAGTTTCGCGTGCTCCGCTATCCCGGCGAGCGACTGGAGTGA
- a CDS encoding type II secretion system protein GspD, which translates to MKTIRWIILLSMTAGLACATGAAVDESATALEKGVEAAQDETDGGQASAARKDARQETGRVGAAEKVSSAASAEGTPGSAAEMEISPDGEDVLRMAGLGAEASELISVQLEKVELEKAINIFSRLSGVNIIVPELEEVRKPVTVNLDEVPWKPALETILSSYNLELHQKVPGTEIYTIRQRPADAPEPEPVRVFSLSHANTESVKKVLEGLAGKDKVYTYPEGNTIVVQGDATVMEDIEAVVKAVDRPREQVFVEANIFELEDVSSDQLGIDWEGSGEGNDGLAGLDVDLGSPQFEQRDLNEFIDLDQTRVATLAPGDLNVLLNALRQRSDVKQVSSPRLVVGNGQQANIRVVTKEPNLEVETTFDDEGNPVATSTKMAFNQATPEGFFIYGIELDVTPTINTESNITVQIVPTISRELVDERRVISVGEEIGNEFPVIREKKVETTFILGNGRTAVIGGLTEELANDTVNKIPLLGDIPVLGKFLFRSTEKKTTQTENIIFVKVGIQEPEPGREYQGIHDSATLTRRQLIRRDRRFRRDAAEEELLRLQEDMELEQELERIETRRKALERERGRE; encoded by the coding sequence GTGAAAACAATAAGGTGGATAATCCTGCTGAGCATGACGGCGGGTCTGGCGTGCGCAACCGGGGCTGCCGTGGATGAATCGGCGACCGCGCTCGAAAAAGGGGTCGAGGCCGCTCAGGATGAGACGGACGGAGGCCAGGCGTCGGCTGCCCGGAAAGATGCGCGGCAGGAGACGGGGCGCGTCGGCGCCGCGGAAAAGGTCTCATCGGCGGCGAGTGCGGAGGGGACGCCGGGAAGTGCTGCGGAGATGGAAATATCGCCTGACGGCGAAGACGTCCTACGCATGGCGGGCCTGGGCGCGGAAGCCTCGGAGCTGATCAGCGTGCAGCTCGAGAAAGTGGAACTGGAGAAAGCGATCAACATTTTCAGCCGCCTTTCCGGCGTGAACATTATTGTTCCCGAACTGGAGGAGGTGCGCAAACCGGTGACCGTCAATCTTGACGAGGTGCCCTGGAAACCCGCGCTGGAAACCATCCTCTCCTCCTATAATCTCGAACTGCACCAGAAGGTTCCGGGTACGGAGATCTACACCATCCGCCAGCGTCCCGCGGATGCGCCCGAGCCCGAACCGGTTCGGGTCTTCAGCCTGAGCCACGCGAACACCGAAAGCGTCAAGAAAGTCCTCGAAGGCCTGGCCGGGAAGGACAAAGTCTACACCTATCCCGAAGGCAACACGATTGTGGTGCAGGGTGATGCGACGGTCATGGAGGATATAGAGGCCGTGGTGAAGGCGGTCGACCGTCCGCGCGAACAGGTTTTTGTCGAGGCGAATATCTTTGAACTCGAGGATGTCTCCAGCGATCAGCTGGGCATCGACTGGGAGGGCTCCGGCGAAGGCAACGACGGGCTGGCCGGTCTCGATGTCGATCTGGGGTCCCCGCAGTTCGAACAGCGCGATCTGAACGAGTTTATCGATCTGGATCAGACCCGGGTTGCCACGCTCGCGCCCGGAGATCTGAATGTACTGCTGAACGCCCTGCGGCAGCGATCGGATGTGAAGCAGGTTTCCAGTCCGCGCCTGGTCGTGGGGAACGGTCAACAGGCCAATATCCGGGTCGTGACCAAGGAGCCGAATCTCGAGGTGGAGACCACCTTCGACGATGAGGGCAACCCGGTGGCGACTTCGACCAAGATGGCCTTCAACCAGGCCACGCCCGAGGGATTCTTTATTTACGGCATCGAGCTTGATGTGACGCCCACGATCAATACGGAGAGCAATATCACCGTCCAGATCGTGCCGACCATCTCCCGCGAACTCGTGGACGAGCGGCGGGTAATCAGTGTGGGTGAGGAAATCGGCAACGAATTTCCCGTCATCCGGGAGAAGAAGGTGGAGACCACCTTTATTCTCGGCAACGGCCGGACGGCGGTCATCGGCGGACTCACGGAAGAACTCGCCAATGATACCGTGAATAAAATCCCGCTTCTCGGGGATATACCCGTGCTCGGAAAATTCCTGTTCCGCAGCACCGAGAAGAAAACGACGCAGACGGAAAACATTATCTTCGTCAAGGTGGGGATCCAGGAGCCGGAACCGGGCCGCGAGTATCAGGGGATACACGACAGCGCCACGCTCACACGCCGCCAGCTGATACGCCGCGACCGTCGGTTCCGGAGAGACGCGGCGGAGGAGGAACTGCTGCGGCTGCAGGAGGATATGGAACTCGAACAAGAGCTCGAACGAATCGAAACCCGCAGGAAGGCCCTCGAGCGGGAGCGGGGCCGGGAGTAA
- a CDS encoding peptidylprolyl isomerase, with the protein MKITVNGETVGDEVFQREVQQVRQQNPDEQDEAVRERAKQNIVEWTLIRQQAREEVESVPAKEIDAEFDKLVERHGGRDQFFQRFNLTGSDESRVKSDLEQNLKVQKFLEQLSADVAQPDEDQIRSYYEEHKDRFTAPPEVHAAHIVCQPDRANPEKTFNEMLDVRRQLREGADFASMADTHSSCEDAGGDLGYFARGKMVPEFETVVFSMEAGEISPIFQTQFGWHIATVHDRKAPRQMEFDEVRDRITESLLHDRKNDAIGEWVDARKGEADIRVEEDEKPED; encoded by the coding sequence ATGAAGATTACCGTGAACGGGGAGACCGTCGGCGACGAGGTCTTCCAGCGCGAGGTTCAGCAGGTCCGCCAGCAGAACCCCGACGAACAGGACGAGGCCGTCCGCGAACGGGCGAAGCAGAACATTGTCGAGTGGACCCTGATCCGACAGCAGGCGCGCGAAGAGGTCGAGTCCGTACCCGCGAAGGAAATCGATGCCGAGTTCGACAAGCTGGTCGAACGGCACGGCGGTCGCGACCAGTTCTTTCAGCGTTTCAATCTGACCGGCAGCGACGAGTCCCGGGTCAAGAGCGACCTTGAGCAGAATCTGAAGGTACAGAAATTCCTCGAGCAGCTCAGCGCGGATGTCGCGCAACCCGACGAGGATCAGATCCGCTCCTACTACGAGGAGCACAAGGACCGCTTCACGGCGCCGCCCGAAGTACACGCCGCTCACATCGTGTGTCAGCCGGACCGTGCGAACCCGGAAAAGACGTTCAACGAGATGCTGGACGTGCGCCGGCAGCTGCGCGAGGGCGCGGATTTCGCGTCGATGGCCGACACGCATTCCTCCTGCGAAGATGCGGGGGGCGATCTGGGTTATTTTGCACGCGGGAAAATGGTGCCGGAATTCGAGACCGTGGTTTTTTCCATGGAGGCGGGCGAGATTTCACCGATCTTTCAGACGCAGTTCGGCTGGCACATCGCCACGGTGCACGACCGGAAAGCGCCGCGTCAAATGGAGTTTGACGAAGTCCGCGACCGGATCACCGAGTCGCTGCTGCACGACCGCAAGAACGACGCGATCGGCGAATGGGTGGACGCCCGCAAAGGCGAAGCGGACATCCGGGTGGAAGAGGACGAAAAACCGGAAGACTGA
- the def gene encoding peptide deformylase: MTRGIRTFGDPVLRCKAVNVERFDEELRGLVEDLIESMHASSGVGLAAEQIGDTRAVCVIDVPAEADRNPDDGRRENPDVTMPLVLVNPVITGSGEDTVRAEEGCLSFPEIYAPVDRAYEVTVSYADTDGEPCSLALKGLVARAAQHEIDHLNGVLLVDRISPVKRAALSGKLKRLRQQTRSAAAGA; the protein is encoded by the coding sequence ATGACCCGCGGGATACGTACATTCGGAGATCCGGTGCTGAGGTGCAAGGCCGTGAACGTGGAGCGGTTCGACGAAGAGCTGCGCGGACTGGTCGAGGATCTCATCGAGTCGATGCATGCCAGCAGCGGCGTCGGTCTGGCGGCGGAGCAGATCGGCGATACGCGCGCGGTGTGCGTGATCGACGTCCCCGCGGAAGCCGACCGGAACCCGGACGACGGCCGCCGCGAGAACCCGGACGTGACCATGCCGCTCGTACTGGTCAATCCCGTCATTACCGGCTCGGGAGAGGACACGGTGCGCGCGGAGGAGGGTTGCCTGAGCTTTCCCGAGATCTACGCCCCGGTGGACCGCGCGTACGAAGTCACCGTGAGCTATGCGGATACGGACGGTGAACCCTGCAGTCTCGCCCTGAAGGGACTCGTCGCCCGGGCGGCACAGCACGAGATCGACCATCTCAACGGCGTGCTGCTGGTCGACCGCATTTCGCCGGTCAAGCGCGCCGCGCTGTCGGGTAAACTGAAGCGGCTCAGACAGCAGACCCGCAGTGCCGCGGCGGGCGCCTGA
- a CDS encoding pilus assembly FimT family protein, which produces MNSVRDTHTRRSSAHIDCVHQRSGPAGKSGERILGFTLPEVLCVLLILSVLVYMALPVFPSWTASRSVGAALAELRAGLNLARRTAINGRCCAFLVLAPGSDRGEDRWSVFKGEAESAAERAVTGWRPLPPRVRFDVTDDAEGRTRTGSVFGYPARCAVPGLDRERVPCLIFDRRGRLAHPDFDARIYIRAGRAAGRGRGFIRIRRATGTAEVYRPREDET; this is translated from the coding sequence ATGAATTCAGTACGGGACACCCACACCCGCAGGTCATCCGCGCATATCGACTGCGTACATCAGCGATCCGGTCCTGCCGGGAAGTCCGGGGAACGGATTCTCGGCTTCACGCTCCCGGAAGTGCTCTGCGTGCTGCTGATCCTGAGCGTCCTGGTGTATATGGCGCTGCCGGTTTTTCCCTCGTGGACCGCCTCGCGCAGCGTGGGCGCCGCGCTGGCGGAACTGCGTGCCGGGCTGAACCTGGCCCGGCGCACCGCCATCAACGGCCGCTGCTGCGCCTTTCTCGTTCTCGCGCCCGGCTCCGACCGCGGGGAGGACCGGTGGAGCGTGTTCAAAGGAGAGGCCGAATCCGCGGCGGAGAGGGCGGTTACCGGATGGCGGCCCCTGCCGCCCCGGGTCCGTTTTGATGTGACCGACGATGCCGAGGGCCGGACGCGGACCGGTTCGGTGTTCGGGTATCCGGCGCGGTGCGCGGTCCCGGGACTCGACCGCGAGCGGGTTCCCTGCCTGATCTTCGACCGGCGCGGTCGGCTTGCTCATCCGGATTTCGACGCGCGGATCTATATCCGCGCCGGCCGCGCCGCAGGGAGGGGGCGCGGCTTTATACGGATCCGCCGGGCGACCGGAACGGCGGAAGTGTACCGCCCCCGGGAGGACGAAACGTGA
- a CDS encoding PulJ/GspJ family protein has translation MRRGGREGRVRRGFTLVELLTAMAVLGVLAAAVTRITGVALKVWDRGVAETRRTAEVRAALDILRRDLRCAVAPGRPGACLIRAADRVGDGMTGDRLYLATASFAARPSRRGIAEVCYYLDTCRSPLSGGGSRRVLKRAVRRDAADACAWDKAAQRPWGLRCYDRAAACPSAEGWEQQVLAGGITGMRFSCRRAAGKEASAVVVAVELETGAPQVAPDTLRPSPLYRFRTAVALKGSLIRPAPNIIQMIY, from the coding sequence ATGAGACGCGGAGGAAGAGAGGGCAGGGTGCGGCGCGGATTCACGCTGGTCGAACTGCTGACCGCCATGGCGGTGCTCGGCGTACTCGCGGCCGCCGTAACGAGGATTACGGGCGTGGCCCTGAAGGTCTGGGATCGCGGGGTGGCCGAGACGAGAAGGACCGCCGAGGTCCGGGCGGCGCTCGATATCCTGCGCCGCGACCTCCGGTGTGCGGTCGCGCCGGGACGCCCGGGCGCATGCCTGATCCGGGCCGCGGATCGGGTCGGCGACGGAATGACGGGAGACCGCCTCTACCTCGCGACGGCGTCCTTCGCGGCCCGACCCTCAAGGCGGGGAATCGCCGAGGTCTGCTACTACCTGGACACCTGCCGGTCGCCGCTCAGCGGCGGCGGAAGCAGGCGAGTGCTCAAACGCGCCGTCCGGCGCGATGCCGCCGACGCCTGCGCCTGGGACAAAGCCGCGCAGCGCCCGTGGGGTCTGCGCTGTTATGACCGCGCGGCGGCGTGTCCGAGCGCCGAAGGCTGGGAGCAGCAGGTACTCGCCGGAGGGATAACCGGAATGCGGTTCTCCTGCCGCCGCGCCGCAGGGAAGGAAGCCTCCGCGGTGGTTGTGGCCGTCGAACTCGAAACCGGGGCGCCACAGGTCGCCCCGGACACCCTGCGTCCGTCCCCGCTGTACCGGTTCCGGACCGCCGTCGCCCTGAAAGGGAGCCTTATCCGTCCCGCTCCTAACATTATACAAATGATATACTAA
- a CDS encoding response regulator, protein MAKEYLLAVEDEEDILELVRFNLARNGYEVGTAATGEEALKSVGKRKPDLIILDLMLPGLDGIEVCRQLKSGSETADIPVVMLTARGEESDIVTGLEIGADDYITKPFSPRVLMARIKAVLRRRELEETTSEEDVLRVRDLVIHPGRHEVTLDGNTVELTYSEFRVLHFLARRPGWVFTRYQIVDAVHGEDYPVTERSVDVQIVGLRKKLGRAGKYIETVRGVGYRFTD, encoded by the coding sequence ATGGCGAAAGAGTATCTGCTGGCGGTAGAGGATGAGGAGGACATACTCGAACTCGTGAGGTTCAATCTCGCGCGCAACGGGTATGAAGTGGGGACGGCCGCGACGGGAGAAGAGGCGCTGAAGTCGGTCGGGAAGCGCAAGCCGGACCTGATCATACTGGATCTCATGCTGCCCGGTCTGGACGGGATCGAGGTATGCCGGCAGCTCAAATCCGGTTCCGAGACCGCCGACATCCCCGTGGTCATGCTGACGGCCCGCGGGGAGGAATCGGACATCGTGACCGGTCTGGAAATCGGCGCCGACGATTACATCACCAAGCCGTTCAGCCCGCGGGTGCTGATGGCCCGGATCAAGGCCGTCCTGCGCAGACGCGAACTCGAAGAGACGACCTCGGAAGAGGACGTTCTCCGCGTCCGCGACCTCGTCATACATCCCGGCCGGCATGAGGTCACGCTGGACGGAAATACGGTGGAACTGACCTATTCGGAATTCCGCGTGCTTCATTTTCTCGCCCGGCGCCCCGGCTGGGTGTTCACCCGCTACCAGATCGTGGACGCGGTGCACGGGGAGGACTACCCGGTGACGGAACGCTCGGTGGATGTCCAGATTGTCGGCCTGCGTAAGAAGCTGGGACGGGCCGGTAAATACATTGAAACGGTGCGGGGCGTCGGCTATCGTTTCACGGACTGA
- a CDS encoding ATP-binding protein: MSRRKLFWKLVPSYWLVLLCSLLVLTGYTYYSAQSVYFRELKTTLEARAEAVAERARTELIRDEREALDALCRTTAELLSARITVVDSEGRLVASSTGGMPSGEGLSARPELREALQGKRGAQTRYDHRQGRNLFFVAVPVANPNGEVIGAVRVARPVTDIRNTLDTMAGRILLAGLAVGVVAMVVGVVMARRISRPLEAMRLAAERYARGDFERKVPVPEIEEIGQLAQSMNWMAERLNENLNTIRQQQHELESVLSNMAEGVIAIDRNESIIKMNRAAGEMLRVHPGEARGRSVQEAIRYANLQDFISEMFASVMPREGDMTVYGERDRHFHVYGVRLLSNEHNVPDAGVLVVLHDVTRLRLLEQIRRDFVANVSHELKTPVTSIKGFVEMLSDSGAGDHGEQKRFLDIIARQARRLEAIITDLLTLSQVDDASERGELSFESCRILPLLEDARHLCETRARDRRMKIVIDCPHDFSAVANPHLIEQAVVNLLDNAVKYSEPGGQVRVRAAQHSGEARIEVSDQGQGIDRHHLDRLFERFYRVDKNRSRKMGGTGLGLAIVKHIMQVHEGHVEVESSPGEGSTFRLRFPLQSREGGDAAVN; this comes from the coding sequence ATGTCCCGCCGAAAGCTTTTCTGGAAACTCGTTCCGAGTTACTGGCTGGTATTGCTCTGCTCGCTGCTGGTCCTGACCGGCTATACGTATTACTCCGCACAGTCGGTCTATTTCCGGGAACTGAAAACCACGCTCGAGGCGCGCGCGGAGGCGGTTGCCGAGCGTGCGCGGACCGAGCTGATACGCGACGAGCGGGAGGCACTGGACGCGCTCTGCCGGACGACCGCGGAACTCCTGAGCGCCCGGATCACGGTGGTGGATTCCGAGGGGCGGCTCGTCGCGAGTTCCACGGGAGGAATGCCCTCCGGCGAGGGACTCAGCGCCCGGCCGGAGCTGCGGGAGGCGCTGCAGGGCAAACGCGGGGCGCAGACCCGCTACGATCACCGCCAGGGCCGCAATCTCTTCTTCGTGGCGGTGCCGGTGGCGAACCCGAACGGCGAGGTGATCGGAGCGGTGCGCGTGGCGCGACCCGTCACGGACATCCGCAACACGCTCGATACCATGGCCGGCCGTATCCTGCTCGCGGGGCTGGCCGTGGGCGTCGTGGCCATGGTCGTGGGCGTCGTCATGGCCCGCCGGATCAGCCGCCCGCTCGAGGCGATGCGTCTGGCCGCCGAGCGGTATGCGCGCGGCGATTTCGAGCGCAAGGTCCCCGTGCCCGAAATCGAAGAGATCGGACAGCTGGCCCAGTCGATGAACTGGATGGCGGAACGGCTGAATGAAAACCTCAACACCATCCGCCAGCAGCAGCACGAACTCGAATCGGTCCTGTCCAATATGGCGGAGGGCGTGATCGCCATCGACCGGAACGAGAGCATCATCAAGATGAATCGCGCGGCGGGCGAGATGCTGCGGGTGCATCCGGGCGAGGCGAGGGGGCGCAGTGTGCAGGAGGCGATCCGCTACGCCAATCTGCAGGATTTCATAAGCGAAATGTTCGCATCCGTCATGCCGCGCGAGGGCGACATGACCGTGTACGGGGAGCGGGACCGGCACTTTCATGTGTACGGCGTGCGCCTGCTGTCGAACGAACACAACGTCCCCGACGCCGGCGTGCTCGTCGTGCTGCACGACGTGACCCGCCTGCGTCTGCTCGAACAGATACGGCGGGACTTCGTGGCGAACGTATCCCACGAACTCAAGACGCCGGTCACCTCCATCAAGGGGTTCGTCGAGATGTTGAGCGACAGCGGGGCGGGGGACCATGGCGAACAGAAGCGTTTTCTGGACATCATCGCCCGGCAGGCCCGGCGGCTGGAGGCGATCATCACCGACCTGCTGACGCTTTCGCAAGTGGACGACGCATCGGAGCGCGGCGAATTGAGTTTCGAGAGCTGCCGTATCCTGCCCCTGCTCGAAGATGCGCGCCACCTGTGCGAGACGCGCGCGCGCGACCGCCGGATGAAAATCGTCATCGATTGCCCGCACGATTTTTCGGCGGTGGCCAATCCGCACCTGATCGAGCAGGCGGTCGTCAATCTCCTCGACAACGCGGTGAAATACAGCGAGCCCGGCGGACAGGTCAGGGTGCGTGCCGCTCAACACTCCGGCGAGGCCAGGATCGAAGTGAGCGACCAGGGCCAGGGTATAGACCGGCATCATCTCGACCGCCTGTTCGAGCGGTTTTACCGGGTGGACAAGAACCGGAGCCGCAAAATGGGCGGAACGGGCCTGGGGCTCGCGATCGTGAAACATATTATGCAGGTCCACGAAGGGCATGTGGAAGTGGAGAGTTCACCCGGCGAGGGCAGTACCTTCAGGCTTCGCTTTCCCCTGCAGAGCAGGGAAGGAGGTGACGCCGCAGTGAATTGA